DNA from Algisphaera agarilytica:
CGTAGCTCAACGGTAGAGTAGGTGACTGTTAATCACTTGGTTGCTGGTTCGAATCCAGCCGCGGGAGCTTCAAAACCCGATCGCACCCCACGCGACGGAACAGCGAAATAAGGACGCCACCAGCCTTGTCTGGTGGCGTTTTTCATTGCCGTCTTTTCGTGAAAGATCGAGCACTCACCTCCGGGGCCAGGGCCCGATCGGTCACTCGACGTACTCGGCGGACTCGCCCTCGGCGGGCGCCTCCCCCTCGGCAACGGGTGTCTCGGGCCCGGCGGGTTGGGGGACGAGGATCTCGCAGTCTTTCAACGCGCCGCGGAGCAGTTCGATGCCCTCGGCCGAGATGCCGGTGTCGAAGAGGAAAAGCCGACGCAGCGACTTCATCTGCGACAGGGTTTCGACGGCCGAGTCGTCGATCGCGGTGCCGTGCAGGTTGAGCGAGCGGAGCTTGTTCAGCCCGACGAGGTGCTGGAGGTCTTCGGGGGTGATGTTCGTTTGGCCGAGCTGCAGCGTTGAGAGCGCGGGGAAGGATACGATCTGTTGGACCGCCCCGGGTTCGAGTTGGCGACGCCAGAGGTTGATCGACACCAGGTGAGTCGCCACCGGCTCGAGTTCAGCCAAGACCTCCGCGCTCAACGGGGCCGAGGCGTTCTGGGTTTCGAGGAACAGCCCGTCTTCGAGGTTCTGCGAGTAGGCGAAGAGGTCGATGCCGTAGTGAGACTTGATCTGGCCCGCGACCGCAGCGAACGCCTCGGGGCTCAGCGGCTCGGGTACCTCTTCTTCGACGCCCAGCAGTTCCATCACCGCAGCTTCGATCGCTTCGGGGAATGATTGCTCGGCGAGTTGTTGGATCGTGACTGTCTCGGACGCACCGCCCTCGATCCACCAGCCGATGAGCGCGGCTTCCTGTGCGGAGAGCCGGTCCTTCTCGATGGGCGGCATGACTTTGTCGTCGTTGAGGGGCAAGGAGATGCGCGTGAAGACTTCGCTGCCCGACAGGTCGCCGTGGACCACGCCGGGGATTCCGCTCTTGCCGCCGGCGAGCAGCAGCTCGAACTCGTCCATGCGGAATCGACCCTTCTCCTTGGCTTCGCTGTGACACGAGTAGCAGTGCTGGTTGAAAATCGGCTCGATGATGCCCGCGAACACCGGCGAGGCTTCGCTCAAGGGCGGCGGCGGCGCTTCGTACACCCCCAGCGTCTGCTGGAACGACACGGGCAGCTTGGCGTAGAGGTAGTCTTCGCCGTGCACCAGCGATGCCCCGTGGTGGCTGCCCCAGGTCAGCGACGCCAGGCTCAAACCCAGCGTCGCGAGGTAGGGCACGTAAACCCCGGCACGTTTGGTCGTGGTGTACGCCAGCCGAATGACGAGCGCCGCGATCATCACCACTGTCGTGATGATCCCGCCCCAGAGGTGGTCGTCGAGCAGCTCGCCCGCATCGCCGTCGCCCCAGGCAAGCATGTAGCCCAGCACGCAGGTCGCCACCGCAAAGCAGATCGCCAAGCCCATGAGCACCGACGGCACGGGGCGCAACGCCTTGCCGAACTTCGGCAGCCCGAGCATCTCGAACACGGGCACGATCAGCAGCAAACCGATCGGGAAGTGCAGCGCCAGGATATGGAACCTCCCCGCCGCCACGACCCAGTCGGGCCCGGGCTCGCCTTCCAGCGGAAACACGAACGGCATCGCCACGAGCGCGGCCGCCACTAGCGCCCCGAGGATTCCCAAAACAATGGTGAGTGTCTTCATAAAAAACAGATCGATGCGTCGCGCTTACGACTTCAGGAGGTCCTTGATCACGTGCGCCTCTTCCACACCGGTCAGGCGCTGGTCCAGGCCCTGGTGCTTGACGCTGAACCGGCTGTGGTCGATGCCCAGCTGATGAAGGATGGTGGCGTTGAGGTCGCGGATGTGGACGGGGTTTTCGGTGATGTTGTAGCCGAAGTCGTCGGTCTCGCCGTAGACGATCCCGGGCTTCACGCCCGCGCCGGCCATCCACATGGTAAAGCAGCGCGGGTGGTGGTCACGGCCGTAGGTCTTGCTGGTCAGCGGGCCCTGGCAGTAGATCGTTCGGCCGAACTCGCCGCCCCAGACCACGAGCGTGTCTTCGAGCAGGCCGCGCTGCTTCAGGTCGGTGATCAGGGCGTAGCTGGCCTGGTCGATGTCGCGGCACTGGTTGGGCAGGTCCTGCGGGATCGCGCCGTGCTGGTCCCAGCCGCGGTGGAAGATCTGGGTGAAGCGCACGCCGCGCTCGGCCATGCGCCGTGCGAGCAGGCAGTTGTAGGCGAAGGTGCCGGGCTTCTCGACGTCGGGTCCGTAGAGCTCGAGCGTCTTCTTGGACTCGCCGGACATGTCGGTGAGTTCGGGCACGGAGGCCTGCATGCGGAAGGCCATCTCGTATTGGGCGATACGTGCGTGGACCTCGGGGTCGCCGATCTCTTCGTAGGTTTCCTGGTTGAGGTGCTCCAGGCCGTCGAGCATGATCCGGCGGGAGTGCGTGCCCACGCCGTCGGGGTTGCTGAGGTAGAGCACGGGGTCGCCCATGGACTGGAAGGCCACGCCCTGGTGCTCCGATGGCAGGAAGCCGCTGCCCCATAGGCGTGAGAACAACGCCTGGGCGCTCTG
Protein-coding regions in this window:
- a CDS encoding DUF1501 domain-containing protein gives rise to the protein MSYPVEEYLQLETRRQFFTRMGKGLGGIALASMLGKNPLASAGETNPASLILPEGRGALGSPHFAPKAKRVIYLFMSGAPSQHDMFDYKPYMKLWHDKDLPEEIRGGQRLTGMTSGQARFPIAHSIYDFKQHGQSGAFVSELLPYTSQMVDDIAIIKSMWTEAINHDPAITYIQTGRQIPGLPSLGAWVSYGLGASNENLPTFVVLNSSWTGRQSAQALFSRLWGSGFLPSEHQGVAFQSMGDPVLYLSNPDGVGTHSRRIMLDGLEHLNQETYEEIGDPEVHARIAQYEMAFRMQASVPELTDMSGESKKTLELYGPDVEKPGTFAYNCLLARRMAERGVRFTQIFHRGWDQHGAIPQDLPNQCRDIDQASYALITDLKQRGLLEDTLVVWGGEFGRTIYCQGPLTSKTYGRDHHPRCFTMWMAGAGVKPGIVYGETDDFGYNITENPVHIRDLNATILHQLGIDHSRFSVKHQGLDQRLTGVEEAHVIKDLLKS
- a CDS encoding c-type cytochrome domain-containing protein, with the translated sequence MKTLTIVLGILGALVAAALVAMPFVFPLEGEPGPDWVVAAGRFHILALHFPIGLLLIVPVFEMLGLPKFGKALRPVPSVLMGLAICFAVATCVLGYMLAWGDGDAGELLDDHLWGGIITTVVMIAALVIRLAYTTTKRAGVYVPYLATLGLSLASLTWGSHHGASLVHGEDYLYAKLPVSFQQTLGVYEAPPPPLSEASPVFAGIIEPIFNQHCYSCHSEAKEKGRFRMDEFELLLAGGKSGIPGVVHGDLSGSEVFTRISLPLNDDKVMPPIEKDRLSAQEAALIGWWIEGGASETVTIQQLAEQSFPEAIEAAVMELLGVEEEVPEPLSPEAFAAVAGQIKSHYGIDLFAYSQNLEDGLFLETQNASAPLSAEVLAELEPVATHLVSINLWRRQLEPGAVQQIVSFPALSTLQLGQTNITPEDLQHLVGLNKLRSLNLHGTAIDDSAVETLSQMKSLRRLFLFDTGISAEGIELLRGALKDCEILVPQPAGPETPVAEGEAPAEGESAEYVE